The genome window CCCCGGTTCAGCGTCGCCCAATCCTTACCCGGCAACCTCCAGTTCGGGCTCAAGCTTACTTTCCAGGAGGTGTCTCAGACGGCGAAGGCGGGTAGGGACTTGAGTTAAACTTTCAGACGCGAGAGCTCCTGCCGAACCCTTAGGAAAGCGAAGGACCTGTAGAAGTGAAATCTCCCGATGAGTTATTTGTTCAGTCGCGAAACGCAATGGGGACAGTGTTTACGATTTACCTTTATGCGCACGACGGGGAACTGGCGGGAGTTTTATTTGAATCGGCTTTTGAAGAGATCGAACGCCTGGAAGAGGCGTTGAGCAATTACCGGGCAACGAGCGAACTCTCGCGCATCAACCGTCTTGCAGCACGCCAGGCGGTCACGACGGATCCTGAGGTCTTCGCGTTGCTCCAGACGTCAGTAGCTTACAGCCAGCGAAGCGCTGGAGCATTTGACGTGACCGTCGGACCGCTGATGCGGGCGTGGGGATTTTTTCGCGGCGGGGGCCGCTATCCCGCGGACGCGGAACTCCGGCACGCGCGAGAGAGCGTGGGTTCGGAGAAGGTAAATCTTGACCCGGCAACACGCACCGTGCACTTTGCCGCTCCCGGTGTGGAGCTCGACCTGGGCGCCATCGGAAAGGGCTACGCCGTAGACCGTGCGGTGAAGGTTTTGCGCGAAGCTGGCGTGAAAGCGGCATTGGTCGATGCAGGATCCAGCACACTTTATGCCATGAATGCTCCGCCAGGGAAGAGTGCCTGGACCGTGCATGTACCCAGGCCGGGAGATCGTTCCCAAACAGTTTCGACTGTAGCGCTGCGCAATGAGGCGCTCTCCACCTCGGGGAATTATGAAAAGTTCTTTCAGCTTAACGGACGTAGGTATTGTCACGTCATGGACCCGCGCGCCGGAGTGCCCGTGCAAGGTGTTCTGCAAGCTACGCTGATAGCTCCAGATAGCACAACCACCGATGCTCTCTCGAACGCCATGTTCGTGATGGGGC of Terriglobales bacterium contains these proteins:
- a CDS encoding FAD:protein FMN transferase, with the translated sequence MKSPDELFVQSRNAMGTVFTIYLYAHDGELAGVLFESAFEEIERLEEALSNYRATSELSRINRLAARQAVTTDPEVFALLQTSVAYSQRSAGAFDVTVGPLMRAWGFFRGGGRYPADAELRHARESVGSEKVNLDPATRTVHFAAPGVELDLGAIGKGYAVDRAVKVLREAGVKAALVDAGSSTLYAMNAPPGKSAWTVHVPRPGDRSQTVSTVALRNEALSTSGNYEKFFQLNGRRYCHVMDPRAGVPVQGVLQATLIAPDSTTTDALSNAMFVMGPEAGSKLLATVSAARGLWILGEPESQRLVQWQWQDCGGDVQTLVTKREKGKEQIAR